A window of Chloracidobacterium sp. N contains these coding sequences:
- a CDS encoding Uma2 family endonuclease yields the protein MSRAPSAPPVERRMSFEEYLRFDDGTDTRYELVRGVLVPMPTATAAHELLISFLAAMMMRFIAAHDLPFVVRVNAGVQTEEDTSRLPDIAVYDRHDWERLLKQGGPAVLRLGEPMRLVVEVTSENWKDDYYDKRAEYEQRRIPEYWIVDGRRKQVVALYLAEDATTYQEQVLKPGDVLASQVLAGLTLPVETILAPPMPEDLLREELQRLSQAAQEAALAQQRIEAERQRAEAERQRAEAERQRAEAERQRAEAAWQQAEAERHRAEAAEARLQRLAARLRELGLDANGT from the coding sequence ATGTCACGCGCGCCTTCGGCTCCGCCCGTTGAACGCCGGATGTCCTTCGAGGAATACCTGCGTTTTGACGATGGCACGGACACCCGCTACGAACTGGTGCGCGGGGTGCTGGTTCCTATGCCCACGGCCACTGCCGCGCACGAACTGCTCATCAGCTTTCTGGCCGCGATGATGATGCGCTTCATTGCCGCGCATGACCTTCCCTTTGTCGTGCGGGTCAATGCCGGCGTCCAGACCGAGGAAGACACGTCGCGCCTGCCGGACATTGCCGTGTATGACCGCCACGACTGGGAACGTCTGCTGAAGCAGGGTGGCCCGGCTGTCCTGCGACTCGGCGAGCCGATGCGTCTGGTCGTCGAAGTCACAAGCGAGAACTGGAAAGACGATTACTACGACAAGCGCGCCGAGTATGAGCAGCGGCGGATTCCAGAGTACTGGATTGTGGACGGCCGCCGGAAACAGGTTGTGGCGCTGTATCTGGCGGAGGATGCCACAACCTATCAGGAGCAGGTGCTCAAGCCGGGGGATGTGCTCGCATCGCAGGTGCTGGCCGGGCTGACCCTGCCAGTTGAGACCATTCTGGCGCCGCCCATGCCCGAAGACCTCCTGCGGGAAGAACTCCAGCGGCTGTCGCAAGCTGCCCAGGAAGCGGCCCTGGCGCAGCAACGGATCGAAGCCGAACGGCAGCGGGCGGAAGCCGAACGGCAGCGGGCGGAAGCCGAGCGGCAGCGGGCGGAAGCCGAGCGGCAACGGGCGGAGGCAGCGTGGCAGCAGGCTGAGGCGGAACGTCATCGGGCGGAAGCCGCTGAAGCACGTTTGCAACGTCTGGCGGCCAGGCTGCGCGAACTGGGACTCGACGCCAACGGCACATAA
- a CDS encoding aspartyl protease family protein, which produces MGSLLRATRLWRPMAFESLVRWTTVLCLTFCVTHWGTVTWAAPSVLGGDEASEARRQAANLVKQGRKLARNGDFEAAEAVYRQALALDTELAPARCGLAWLLIKTRHHAEAYDVVRPLLAPLSKHDEALAISGVALLRSGYFRDGFEALKQALALKRNNAIAMAGIAELACYENQLPMAAQLIMAAISESPEEPDYHLLAARIASRLENFHFAADSLRNFLRLAPRTDSERRERIEGVIRFYTYLGTSRINVVQERADALIPFELHGRRPHISVRINGKGPFNFVLDTGASSCVLSNEAAAKLGIRPVAAGGQARAVGGSGTFPIVYGVLKSLELGPIKIETVPVYLRDIQSLNSHGAKVDGFLGLSTLADFVLTLDYSQRTLGLRYAPRDAAPKSQPAPAGDGATRLPFRLTESGLISVETQLDDGHILNFILDSGASASVVDQSVVERHNWQSKILPDQCVRIVGAAGSSEKVPVLAIGAMRIYDLVRPDLRLPVIDMRRLNESSGFEQSGILGGDFLSHCRIEIDFRQQQIAFTPAPNGIVRRQIEVQPTASGTEPTR; this is translated from the coding sequence ATGGGAAGCTTGCTCCGCGCTACCCGTTTATGGCGGCCGATGGCTTTTGAAAGCCTGGTACGGTGGACAACCGTCCTGTGCCTGACGTTTTGCGTTACGCACTGGGGGACGGTGACGTGGGCCGCACCTTCAGTCCTGGGGGGGGATGAGGCTTCCGAGGCGCGTCGCCAGGCGGCCAACCTCGTGAAGCAGGGGCGCAAATTGGCGCGGAACGGGGACTTCGAGGCGGCTGAGGCCGTGTACCGCCAGGCGCTGGCCCTCGATACGGAACTGGCCCCGGCACGCTGCGGCCTGGCCTGGCTGCTTATCAAGACCCGGCACCATGCGGAAGCCTACGATGTGGTGCGTCCATTGCTTGCACCGCTGTCAAAGCACGATGAAGCCCTCGCCATTTCAGGCGTGGCGCTCCTGCGTTCCGGTTACTTTCGGGATGGTTTCGAGGCCCTCAAGCAGGCGCTCGCGCTTAAGCGCAACAATGCCATCGCCATGGCCGGGATTGCCGAGCTGGCCTGTTATGAGAATCAGCTTCCCATGGCGGCGCAACTCATCATGGCCGCCATCAGTGAAAGCCCCGAAGAGCCGGACTATCACCTGCTGGCGGCGCGGATTGCCTCCCGGCTGGAGAATTTTCACTTTGCGGCCGACTCCCTGCGCAACTTCCTGCGGCTTGCCCCACGCACGGACAGCGAGCGGCGTGAGCGGATCGAAGGGGTGATTCGTTTCTACACCTACCTTGGAACCTCACGCATCAACGTCGTTCAGGAACGCGCCGATGCCCTCATTCCCTTTGAACTCCACGGGCGGCGGCCGCACATCAGTGTGCGCATCAACGGCAAGGGGCCGTTCAACTTCGTTCTCGACACCGGGGCCAGTTCCTGTGTGCTTTCCAACGAGGCTGCCGCCAAACTCGGTATCCGTCCGGTGGCCGCCGGAGGACAGGCCCGGGCCGTGGGCGGGAGCGGGACATTTCCTATCGTCTATGGCGTCCTGAAGTCGCTTGAACTGGGCCCGATCAAGATTGAAACCGTGCCGGTCTATCTCCGTGACATTCAGAGCCTGAACAGCCACGGCGCCAAGGTGGATGGCTTTCTGGGACTGTCAACGCTCGCCGATTTTGTTCTGACCCTTGACTATTCACAGCGAACGCTGGGCTTGCGTTACGCTCCACGCGATGCTGCGCCCAAGTCCCAGCCGGCTCCGGCAGGTGATGGTGCGACCCGTCTGCCTTTCCGCCTGACGGAAAGCGGACTCATCAGTGTTGAGACACAGCTCGATGACGGCCACATCCTTAACTTCATCCTGGATTCGGGTGCCAGTGCCTCGGTTGTGGATCAATCGGTCGTCGAGCGGCACAACTGGCAGTCCAAGATTCTTCCCGATCAGTGTGTGCGGATCGTCGGCGCGGCCGGGTCATCCGAAAAAGTGCCGGTTCTGGCGATTGGTGCCATGCGGATTTATGACCTTGTGCGCCCTGATCTCCGTTTGCCGGTCATTGACATGCGCCGCCTCAATGAGTCATCGGGTTTTGAACAGAGCGGTATCCTGGGGGGCGATTTCCTGAGCCACTGCCGTATCGAGATTGATTTCCGGCAGCAGCAGATTGCCTTCACACCGGCTCCGAACGGTATTGTCAGACGCCAGATCGAGGTGCAGCCGACAGCCAGTGGCACAGAACCCACCCGCTGA
- a CDS encoding tetratricopeptide repeat protein — translation MDGSRSTQPVRQRFFLFLFVILAAGLVVMPVAWWMVGAQNRPRPKSPAGTPTAKPSQPSAPPATDATRATPAELRDALYATETFLGVPTLVPRPFAEAEAAITALQSRYPADVRLLRYGAFLNERLGNIPRALQLMTRYANLRPESTDGVRRLAAFYHGRGLYSEEVRTLQRLALLTPSAAERQAVADRVSGLVQKRALTGVDVADWYRQLIEQRPEDITFLKRYLERLVADDKADEALRALDMWQPKYPDEMRFFLELRARLYDRRGQRDVVVAVYDQAFDPLWPRAIVRDWYERLRQYGRYRTYRRQLQERFRQGASDFGTAARLFNVLAYEGNLSAAAQTLTTLEKRREKTGWPREELDRAAAMCLNIGQYDLAARFLYSLYAMGGASPGSPEREATLAKLTAALLDANEVGTTLSAGDLSLYADIAQVDQGAGFLNGVLSLILAGNNIPREYARANRSATAYFNRALAYRFFTALQSEYPRSGRLLPLHTKLLEAFAAMGEHETVVRLGEDFLRAFPDAPTFPDVTLRVAEAEARLGRRNAERKRLIALLDWLAARKPERAPLMPVSTRRWVFVPTDTPGQGDVASSSAYRIHDLTDTDDSDESQDFQDYDYQTDYLGRSVEPKETVTYASVLERVIASFATEAQNPADESSPGKPPRLNPTLTFLYGEIKKHPREEGLYERLLRWLGQQSLVDEQLRAYQEAVRRFGDNTWRHRLARWFIRNDRQAAFAQYSKQLSAALDDEDLAAYLQAFFEDVQLEEGNNDARLYLQLFRMAHDRFPTNLFFVRGLLNYYRATNRLAEWERLAAQYYFADPTLRSAYLAYLSEKNRLATSYAKARAQNDASHRQFAADAALWLSRHEEAVDAYRELVTRYPGETYYAERLATLLRSLAATRPGARDEAAQQWAALARVYPAENRFLTLAGEVRAEAGDWEGAAAHWENIVRRAPGDPEAYLELATLYWDYYRYDDAIRTLQTLRQRVGDDTLYAYQLGALYEERQQRERALAEYMAAVGGGAEREPAIERLVVLSRRKDGAAAIEAAFQARLAKQNTPELILGYADYLKRAERRDAALDLLAREATRRPEIPFLEAVRDEFRAAGRAADERKVLERLVALARDERENIKYRLQLATFFEARNQRGEALQTLDGLARDYRNNLGVVQEVGRFYGRLGAVDKAVTLAQASRQIATGDYRRSLTLQLARRQRESGQVAAAETTLREWYAANPTDTEAFTELARLLADAKRDADLAALYQQGLANLAAGADEFELRKGYIEVLTRLGRHQEAVDQHIELINREPEDSSRLQVALRYAEQQNLLERMTRYYTELAAKADRNYRWNVVLAEIYRFQGNLGGAAEQYARAIVNEPQRGDFRSTLAALYRQAGRYDEALATLKRAAELEPQNPRWAAATAEVYLEQGQTERAIAALRESFARRKQLSAQVYFAAGKTLLTAGAVAEGGSFYDEGFARVMKSPPTETFDEDAVVAWLQTILYRESAVAALGRLEALEAALAKAPQNAVVQRGRGLLDYTVRPSRFPQVIRGYATAAQLAQLDEALTQRLTRAVVGSAEFERLASITANLGLYRATEQALLRRKDDAYAKQTSAEDANYVNALRALLSFYESRLDTKAALALLTAEEARARFPGAFDFTAAKADFCRNVGDVAAERTVLEQYYQQRTGALVTEENPLVMRLLELLHQQGDRQTMRKLAASYSPYQLQLINFLVYVREKELARLAIENAGQPVAWQQARLAQLELYFRNRSPEVENLYRQVLGIRPIGEQANRKPDPARELTGEDWFRTARNYGVWLTLDDSRAADALRFLVAETEASPRSASAQTALAYFLCARKRHPEALEHARLARELAPEDPEAMAAEGAALYEMGNRTAALGTWRRMLAGRRNQLAAHLTFLSVLARYDLLNEALPPVEAYLVARLRERADEDTYEPLVTLLCTLARSQSGRESLIVPALVQVLAATPDDIRLGLQLTLTEALPERTRLPLYRLTSERLANQIITAYARGDYDLYSDDVPGSDTLAGALSKVQRAWATALVASKAYAEAERELRDMVTLRQTLFGRMREEAPPDLYISEPETVAVEPEWLVMAQAAVAIRSGRTAAAVERLKAFVAAPAAATPDAPNDTGAIQRAQHACYLLLNEGKAEEATAFLETCYQLQMAQDDSLGVALGYIEAQLMRRQTEVALRQLSRLVERRPEPQVLAEAAALAAKYGAYAPALKWRERLYRLLPGDAENRIEMARLLARTGDLGAAATQLYELAQDRRLKAEERQRGLQQLAAMVLQQPAVGEALLGKARASSDAESLTCLAVLQDALGRTTEAQKTFEQAAQMPYATGTREAYGQFLERTNRPGQAIPAYVQALREGASSDREQVIRAALAANQTGMALALARNVQFVPQTPSAGLPAAGLVYEQPVVSWPAAAYTSASREAADQRLAAQRQLLSRLAAAALAQQDEELAMTFAQALLALAASSPAATDEARQLLAEVRRRLEQQPVRKNLFGLTPTSELNFTDAVGEGL, via the coding sequence ATGGATGGCTCGCGCTCCACCCAGCCCGTCAGGCAGCGGTTTTTTCTCTTTCTGTTCGTCATTCTTGCGGCGGGGCTGGTGGTGATGCCCGTTGCGTGGTGGATGGTTGGGGCCCAGAACCGGCCGCGTCCGAAATCCCCGGCCGGGACGCCGACCGCAAAGCCATCCCAACCGTCGGCGCCGCCGGCGACGGATGCCACGCGGGCGACGCCAGCCGAACTGCGGGATGCCCTCTATGCAACGGAAACCTTCCTGGGCGTTCCCACGCTCGTCCCCCGGCCGTTTGCCGAAGCCGAAGCCGCGATCACCGCTTTGCAGTCCAGGTATCCGGCCGATGTCCGGCTGTTGCGCTACGGGGCTTTTCTCAATGAGCGATTGGGCAACATCCCCAGGGCGCTGCAACTCATGACGCGCTACGCCAACCTGCGGCCGGAAAGCACGGATGGCGTACGGCGGTTGGCGGCCTTTTACCACGGGCGTGGGCTTTACAGTGAAGAAGTCCGTACGCTCCAACGGCTGGCTTTGCTGACGCCTTCGGCGGCTGAGCGCCAGGCCGTTGCCGACCGCGTCTCCGGGCTGGTTCAGAAACGCGCCCTGACCGGTGTGGATGTGGCCGACTGGTATCGGCAGCTCATCGAGCAGCGCCCCGAAGACATCACCTTCCTGAAGCGTTATCTCGAACGGCTGGTGGCGGATGACAAAGCGGATGAAGCCCTGCGCGCGTTGGACATGTGGCAGCCGAAGTATCCTGACGAGATGCGCTTCTTTCTTGAGCTGCGGGCGCGCCTGTATGACCGGCGCGGTCAGCGGGATGTGGTCGTGGCCGTCTATGACCAGGCATTCGATCCGCTCTGGCCGCGGGCCATCGTCCGTGACTGGTATGAGCGGCTGCGCCAGTACGGGCGCTATCGCACCTACCGCCGCCAGCTCCAGGAGCGTTTTCGCCAGGGGGCGTCCGATTTTGGGACGGCGGCGCGGCTGTTCAATGTGCTGGCCTACGAAGGCAACCTGTCCGCAGCCGCGCAGACCCTGACCACGCTCGAAAAACGCCGCGAGAAGACCGGCTGGCCGCGTGAGGAACTCGACCGCGCGGCGGCTATGTGTCTCAACATCGGGCAGTATGATCTGGCGGCGCGGTTTCTCTACTCCCTGTACGCCATGGGCGGCGCCAGTCCCGGCTCGCCGGAGCGCGAGGCGACGCTGGCCAAACTCACGGCGGCCCTGCTCGACGCCAACGAAGTCGGGACGACCCTGAGCGCCGGGGATTTGTCCCTGTACGCCGACATTGCCCAGGTTGACCAGGGAGCCGGGTTTCTCAATGGCGTCCTGTCACTCATTCTGGCCGGCAACAACATTCCCCGCGAGTATGCCCGCGCGAACCGTTCGGCAACGGCCTACTTCAACCGGGCGCTGGCCTATCGGTTCTTCACGGCGCTTCAGTCCGAGTATCCCCGTTCCGGGCGGCTGCTGCCACTTCACACCAAACTGCTTGAAGCCTTTGCCGCCATGGGTGAACACGAGACCGTCGTGCGGCTGGGCGAGGATTTCCTGCGTGCCTTTCCAGACGCGCCGACCTTTCCCGATGTGACGTTGCGGGTCGCCGAGGCTGAAGCGCGCCTTGGACGGCGCAATGCCGAACGGAAACGCCTGATCGCGCTGCTCGACTGGCTTGCGGCACGAAAACCGGAGCGGGCGCCGCTGATGCCGGTTTCCACGCGCCGGTGGGTGTTTGTCCCAACGGACACACCGGGACAGGGAGATGTGGCTTCGTCGTCGGCCTATCGCATCCACGACCTGACCGACACCGACGATTCGGATGAGTCCCAGGATTTTCAGGACTATGACTACCAGACCGACTACCTGGGGCGGTCAGTCGAGCCGAAAGAAACCGTCACTTATGCTTCGGTGCTGGAGCGGGTCATTGCCAGCTTTGCGACCGAGGCGCAGAACCCTGCTGACGAGTCATCGCCGGGTAAGCCGCCACGCCTCAACCCGACCCTGACCTTTCTGTACGGTGAAATCAAAAAACATCCGCGTGAAGAAGGGCTGTACGAACGGTTGTTGCGCTGGCTGGGGCAGCAAAGTCTGGTGGATGAGCAGCTTCGCGCTTACCAGGAGGCCGTCCGACGTTTTGGCGACAACACCTGGCGGCATCGTCTGGCGCGGTGGTTCATCCGCAATGACCGTCAGGCGGCCTTTGCCCAGTACTCGAAGCAGCTTTCAGCAGCACTCGACGACGAAGACCTGGCCGCTTATTTGCAGGCGTTTTTCGAGGATGTTCAGCTCGAAGAGGGCAACAATGACGCCCGGCTGTACCTGCAACTCTTCCGCATGGCGCACGACCGCTTTCCCACGAACCTGTTTTTTGTGCGCGGACTGCTGAACTACTACCGGGCAACGAACCGCCTGGCCGAGTGGGAACGCCTTGCCGCACAGTATTATTTTGCCGACCCGACGCTGCGCAGTGCCTATCTGGCTTATCTTTCCGAGAAAAACCGCCTAGCGACCAGCTATGCCAAAGCCAGGGCACAGAATGACGCCAGTCACCGGCAGTTTGCCGCCGATGCCGCGCTCTGGCTTTCGCGTCATGAGGAAGCGGTTGACGCCTACCGTGAACTCGTGACGCGCTATCCGGGGGAGACTTACTACGCCGAGCGACTGGCCACGCTGCTGCGCTCGCTGGCTGCGACGCGCCCTGGCGCGCGGGACGAAGCCGCTCAGCAATGGGCGGCACTCGCCAGGGTCTATCCGGCTGAAAACCGCTTTCTGACGCTGGCCGGGGAAGTGCGGGCCGAGGCCGGAGACTGGGAAGGGGCCGCCGCACACTGGGAAAACATTGTCCGACGCGCGCCGGGTGATCCCGAAGCCTACCTGGAGTTGGCGACGCTCTACTGGGACTATTACCGCTACGACGACGCCATCCGAACACTGCAAACCCTGCGCCAGCGGGTCGGCGATGACACCCTCTATGCCTACCAGCTTGGTGCGCTCTATGAGGAGCGGCAGCAGCGCGAGCGGGCACTGGCCGAATACATGGCTGCGGTTGGCGGCGGCGCCGAACGGGAACCGGCCATCGAGCGTCTGGTTGTGCTTTCCCGCCGCAAGGATGGGGCGGCCGCCATCGAAGCTGCCTTTCAGGCGCGTCTGGCGAAACAGAACACGCCGGAACTCATTCTCGGCTATGCCGACTATCTCAAGCGGGCCGAACGGCGGGATGCCGCACTTGATCTGCTGGCGCGTGAGGCCACGCGACGGCCGGAAATTCCGTTTCTGGAGGCCGTCCGGGATGAGTTTCGCGCTGCCGGGCGCGCGGCCGATGAGCGGAAAGTGCTGGAACGTCTCGTCGCCCTGGCGCGGGACGAGCGTGAAAACATCAAGTACCGGTTGCAACTGGCAACCTTTTTTGAAGCCCGCAACCAGCGTGGGGAGGCGCTCCAGACGCTGGACGGTCTGGCGCGCGACTACCGCAACAATCTGGGTGTCGTGCAGGAAGTGGGACGCTTTTACGGGCGGCTGGGGGCTGTGGACAAGGCGGTGACACTGGCCCAGGCATCGCGCCAGATCGCCACCGGCGACTACCGGCGAAGTCTGACGCTCCAGTTGGCGCGACGGCAGCGCGAAAGCGGGCAGGTGGCGGCGGCCGAGACGACGCTGCGCGAATGGTATGCCGCCAATCCCACGGATACGGAAGCCTTCACCGAACTGGCCCGGCTTCTGGCAGACGCCAAACGCGATGCCGATCTGGCCGCGTTGTACCAGCAGGGGCTGGCCAACCTGGCCGCCGGGGCCGATGAGTTCGAGCTGCGGAAAGGCTACATCGAAGTGTTGACGCGCCTTGGCCGGCATCAGGAAGCCGTTGACCAGCACATCGAACTCATCAACCGCGAGCCGGAAGACTCGTCCCGGTTGCAGGTGGCCCTGCGGTATGCCGAGCAGCAGAACCTGCTGGAGCGGATGACGCGCTACTACACCGAACTGGCTGCCAAGGCGGACCGCAACTACCGCTGGAATGTCGTTCTGGCGGAAATCTACCGGTTTCAGGGCAATCTGGGCGGCGCGGCGGAACAGTATGCCAGGGCCATTGTCAACGAGCCGCAGCGGGGTGATTTCAGGAGTACCCTGGCGGCGCTTTATCGCCAGGCGGGGCGTTACGACGAAGCTCTGGCCACGCTCAAACGGGCGGCCGAGCTGGAGCCGCAAAACCCGCGCTGGGCAGCCGCGACGGCCGAGGTGTATCTCGAACAGGGCCAGACCGAACGCGCCATCGCGGCGCTGCGGGAGTCCTTTGCCAGGCGGAAACAGTTGTCGGCGCAGGTGTATTTTGCCGCCGGAAAGACCCTGCTGACGGCCGGCGCCGTTGCCGAGGGCGGCAGCTTTTATGACGAGGGCTTTGCGCGCGTCATGAAGTCGCCGCCGACGGAAACGTTCGATGAGGATGCCGTGGTCGCGTGGTTGCAGACCATTCTGTACCGTGAATCGGCCGTGGCAGCGCTCGGCCGGCTCGAAGCCCTTGAGGCTGCTCTGGCCAAGGCCCCGCAGAATGCAGTTGTCCAGCGTGGACGCGGCCTGCTCGATTACACAGTGCGGCCGTCACGTTTCCCCCAGGTCATCCGCGGCTATGCCACGGCGGCCCAGCTTGCCCAACTGGATGAGGCGCTGACGCAACGCCTGACGCGGGCTGTTGTCGGGTCGGCCGAGTTTGAGCGTCTGGCCAGCATCACCGCCAATCTGGGCTTGTACCGGGCGACGGAGCAGGCGCTGCTGCGCCGCAAGGATGACGCTTATGCAAAGCAGACGTCGGCAGAAGATGCCAACTATGTGAATGCCCTGCGGGCGCTGCTGTCCTTCTATGAATCCCGTCTGGACACCAAGGCGGCGCTTGCGCTGCTGACGGCTGAGGAAGCCCGTGCCCGCTTTCCCGGGGCCTTCGACTTCACGGCCGCCAAGGCTGACTTCTGCCGCAACGTTGGGGATGTGGCGGCCGAGCGGACGGTACTGGAGCAGTATTACCAGCAACGTACCGGCGCGCTTGTCACGGAAGAAAATCCGCTTGTGATGCGGCTTCTGGAGCTGCTCCACCAGCAGGGGGATCGGCAAACCATGCGGAAACTGGCTGCCAGCTATTCGCCCTATCAGCTTCAGCTCATCAACTTTCTGGTCTATGTGCGCGAGAAGGAACTGGCAAGGCTGGCCATTGAGAACGCCGGACAGCCGGTTGCCTGGCAGCAGGCGCGGCTGGCGCAACTTGAACTCTACTTCCGAAACCGGTCGCCGGAGGTCGAAAACCTGTACCGGCAGGTGCTGGGTATCCGGCCGATAGGCGAGCAGGCCAACCGCAAGCCGGACCCGGCACGCGAACTCACCGGGGAAGACTGGTTTCGCACGGCGCGCAACTATGGCGTCTGGCTGACTCTGGATGACTCGCGGGCGGCGGATGCCCTGCGCTTCCTGGTGGCCGAAACAGAAGCTTCTCCCCGTTCGGCATCAGCACAGACGGCACTGGCCTATTTTCTGTGTGCGCGCAAACGCCACCCCGAAGCCCTGGAGCATGCGCGGCTGGCGCGTGAACTGGCCCCGGAAGACCCGGAAGCCATGGCGGCCGAAGGCGCCGCCCTCTATGAAATGGGCAACCGGACAGCCGCCCTGGGGACGTGGCGGCGGATGCTCGCCGGACGACGCAACCAGCTTGCCGCCCACCTGACGTTTCTCTCAGTGCTGGCCCGGTACGACCTGCTCAACGAAGCCCTACCGCCGGTGGAAGCCTATCTTGTCGCCCGGCTGCGGGAGCGCGCCGATGAGGACACCTATGAACCGCTGGTGACGCTGCTTTGCACGCTGGCCCGCAGTCAGTCCGGTCGGGAGTCGCTGATCGTGCCGGCGCTGGTACAGGTTCTGGCGGCAACCCCGGATGACATCCGCCTTGGCCTGCAGTTGACCCTGACCGAGGCCCTGCCGGAGCGGACGCGGCTGCCGCTGTACCGTCTGACCAGCGAGCGCCTGGCCAACCAGATCATCACGGCCTATGCCCGTGGCGACTATGACCTGTACAGCGACGATGTCCCTGGCAGCGACACCCTTGCCGGTGCGCTATCCAAGGTGCAGCGGGCCTGGGCAACGGCGCTGGTGGCTTCCAAAGCCTACGCCGAGGCCGAACGCGAACTGCGCGACATGGTGACGCTGCGCCAGACGCTGTTCGGGCGAATGCGCGAGGAGGCGCCCCCTGACCTGTACATTTCCGAGCCGGAGACGGTCGCGGTCGAACCCGAGTGGCTCGTCATGGCGCAGGCGGCAGTGGCTATACGCAGTGGGCGCACGGCGGCGGCCGTCGAACGCCTCAAGGCGTTTGTCGCCGCTCCGGCTGCGGCCACGCCGGATGCGCCGAACGACACGGGAGCCATTCAGCGGGCACAACATGCCTGCTACCTGCTGCTGAACGAAGGCAAAGCGGAGGAAGCCACGGCGTTTCTGGAAACCTGCTACCAGTTGCAGATGGCCCAGGATGACAGCCTGGGGGTTGCCCTGGGCTACATCGAAGCCCAGTTGATGCGGCGGCAGACCGAGGTGGCGCTGCGGCAGCTCAGCCGGCTGGTTGAGCGCCGCCCCGAACCGCAGGTGCTGGCCGAGGCGGCAGCGCTGGCGGCCAAATATGGGGCTTATGCGCCGGCCCTGAAGTGGCGTGAGCGTCTTTACCGGCTGCTTCCGGGAGATGCCGAAAACCGGATTGAGATGGCGCGGCTGCTGGCGCGTACGGGCGATCTGGGAGCAGCCGCGACGCAACTCTATGAACTCGCTCAGGACCGCCGGTTGAAGGCGGAGGAACGGCAGCGCGGACTTCAGCAACTGGCCGCCATGGTGCTTCAGCAGCCGGCAGTCGGTGAGGCGCTGTTGGGTAAAGCCCGCGCGTCCTCTGATGCGGAAAGTCTGACCTGCCTGGCTGTGTTGCAGGACGCGCTGGGGCGTACGACCGAGGCCCAGAAAACCTTTGAGCAGGCGGCGCAAATGCCATACGCCACGGGCACGCGGGAAGCCTACGGGCAATTTCTGGAACGGACGAACCGGCCAGGGCAGGCCATCCCGGCCTACGTGCAGGCCCTGCGCGAAGGGGCCTCATCTGATCGGGAGCAGGTCATTCGGGCAGCACTGGCGGCCAACCAGACCGGAATGGCGCTGGCGCTGGCGCGCAATGTGCAGTTTGTCCCGCAAACGCCTTCCGCCGGCCTGCCGGCCGCCGGTTTGGTCTATGAGCAGCCGGTGGTTTCCTGGCCGGCGGCAGCGTACACATCGGCCAGCCGGGAGGCTGCTGACCAGCGGCTTGCTGCACAGCGGCAGTTGTTGTCCCGTCTGGCGGCGGCAGCACTGGCGCAGCAGGATGAGGAACTGGCGATGACGTTTGCCCAGGCTTTGCTCGCGCTGGCCGCCAGTTCACCGGCCGCCACAGATGAAGCCAGACAGCTTTTGGCCGAAGTGCGCCGGCGTCTTGAGCAGCAACCGGTGCGGAAGAACCTGTTTGGCTTGACGCCAACCAGTGAGTTGAACTTTACCGATGCGGTCGGTGAAGGTTTGTAG